A genomic region of Anas acuta chromosome 25, bAnaAcu1.1, whole genome shotgun sequence contains the following coding sequences:
- the EPOP gene encoding LOW QUALITY PROTEIN: elongin BC and Polycomb repressive complex 2-associated protein (The sequence of the model RefSeq protein was modified relative to this genomic sequence to represent the inferred CDS: deleted 1 base in 1 codon): MFLTCEGTFGIVPATMDYNGEARPGDFHAGYQEIEGINLGYLQINGTQMFALAQVLSDLFKDIPRTTISKKMETLKIKSRRCDLKELRTLKAIHSVPTRAVKCSLISKADLEALCTSCKSLSPRRRKRKRKSKRREQLLLPDPGELFACPRPQLLPPCRAGACCAPPAPGRPKLPPALAKARSAPAALLPQPFHHRPFPGLERAPRGRRGCGLPERAGLFGGVLGAYPRDLALLHPAAAHPAAHPAALAEPGRRKRGPCCAKGLFPAEKGPGGARKGRSSAFPGSKRQGTSAGYSSDSDSSLDFGGSSPATSSDSSEEEEEEEEEEEEEEEGDTSCSSEEGSSSESESSSLCSGDSVQSTRYRQAALPRFQPQPPREPLGDERPAEPPPGSGKALRPDPDLLFLSQQLWARTLRASTSESLSPAPALGSGAQPQPELYAKQEASPSSSSSSSSSSSSSSSSSSSSPPPSPSSTPGGDPQQKEGGFGDAEPCAKGKDLHKDASNNRASLGPSDQAERQSEALAGRAASQEPAPGSAPQPPAPELAGSLGPAPPGEAGEPRREHFDRLIRQSKLWCYAKGFNVDGKSLRHGGRTEPCKAAELKSPGSKRAESPSTLSNKALKGNGSERNAKRRRLARGAEAERQQSSSKGRPQKTQRRNAKKGNTHCKRLGSAGPTPPRNSFSLMGNFPCIPSLVVGEDGDLCPASSLGVKNSWALSKTHPLWSWHLGGNAIPVPPSLKFRGYSLEDL, encoded by the exons ATGTTCCTGACCTGCGAAGGGACCTTCGGAATTGTTCCAGCCACCATGGATTACAATGGGGAAGCCAGGCCGGGGGATTTTCATGCCGGCTATCAAGAAATCGAAGGGATAAACTTGGGATACTTACAGATCAATGGCACCCAGATGTTTGCCTTGGCCCAGGTCCTCAGCGACCTGTTTAAGGATATCCCCAGGACCACCATCAGCAAGAAGATGGAAACCTTAAAGATCAAGAGCCGACGCTGCGATCTCAAGGAGCTCCGGACCCTCAAAGCCATCCACTCGGTGCCCACCCGCGCGGTGAAATGCTCGCTCATATCCAAGGCGGACCTGGAGGCTCTCTGCACCTCCTGCAAGAGCCtcagccccaggaggaggaagaggaaaaggaagagcaagcggagggagcagctgctgctgccggaCCCCGGGGAGCTCTTCGCCTGCCCCCGGCCCCAGCTGCTGCCGCCCTGCCGAGCCGGCGCCTGCTgcgcgcccccggcccccgggcGCCCCAAGCTGCCCCCGGCCTTGGCCAAAGCGCGCTCGGCGCCGGCGGCGCTGCTCCCGCAGCCGTTCCACCACCGGCCCTTCCCCGGCCTCGAGAgggccccccggggccgccggggCTGCGGGCTCCCGGAGCGCGCCGGGCTGTTCGGCGGCGTGCTGGGCGCCTACCCCCGCGACCTGGCGCTGCTGCACCCCGCGGCCGCGCAC CCCGCCGCGCACCCCGCGGCGCTCGCCGAGCCGGGCCGGCGCAAGCGGGGTCCCTGCTGCGCCAAGGGGCTCTTCCCGGCCGAGAAGGGTCCCGGGGGCGCCAGGAAAGGCCGCTCGTCCGCTTTCCCCGGCTCCAAGCGGCAGGGCACCTCCGCCGGCTACTCCAGCGACTCGGACTCCAGCCTGGACTTCGGCGGGTCCAGCCCCGCCACCTCCAGCGACTcgtcggaggaggaggaggaggaggaagaggaggaggaggaggaggaggaaggggacaCGTCGTGCAGCAGCGAGGAGGGCAGCTCCTCGGAGTCGGAGAGCAGCTCGCTGTGCAGCGGGGACTCGGTGCAGAGCACCCGGTACAGGCAGGCGGCTCTGCCCCGCTTccagccgcagcccccccgggagcCCCTCGGCGACGAGCGCCccgcggagccccccccgggctcGGGCAAGGCGCTGCGCCCCGACCCcgacctcctcttcctctcgcAGCAGCTCTGGGCCAGGACTTTGCGAGCATCAACTTCGGAAAGTTTGAGCCCGGCTCCAGCCCTGGGCTCGGGGGCCCAGCCGCAGCCGGAGCTGTACGCAAAGCAGGAggcctccccttcctcctcctcctcttcctcctcctcttcctcctcctcctcctcttcctcctcctcctctccccctccctccccgagCAGCACCCCTGGGGGGGACCCGCAACAAAAGGAGGGCGGCTTTGGGGACGCAGAGCCCTGCGCCAAAGGGAAGGATTTGCACAAAGATGCCTCGAACAATAGAGCCTCGTTAGGCCCCAGTGAccaagcagagaggcagagcgaAGCTTTAGCCGGCCGAGCGGCTTCCCAAGAGCCGGCCCCGGGctcggccccgcagcccccggccccggagCTGGCGGGGAGCCTCGGCCCGGCGCCCCCCGGGGAAGCGGGGGAGCCCCGGCGGGAGCACTTTGACAGGCTCATCCGGCAGTCCAAGCTGTGGTGTTACGCCAAGGGGTTCAACGTGGACGGGAAAAGTTTGCGCCACGGAGGGAGGACGGAGCCCTGCAAAGCTGCAGAGCTCAAATCCCCCGGCTCCAAAAGAGCAGAGAGCCCCAGCACCTTGTCAAACAAAGCTTTGAAAGGCAATGGCTCGGAAAGGAATGCCAAGCGCAGACGCCTTGCCAGAGGCGCTGAGGCAGAAAGGCAACAGAGCTCCTCTAAAGGGAGGCCACAAAAGACTCAAAGGAGGAATGCCAAAAAGGGAAACACTCATTGCAAACGCCTCGGCAGCGCCGGGCCAACCCCGCCTCGGAATTCCTTCAGCCTCATGGGCAACTTCCCCTGTATTCCCTCCCTGGTCGTGGGGGAAGATGGGGACCTGTgtcctgcctcctccctgggGGTCAAAAACTCCTGGGCCCTCTCCAAAACTCACCCGCTGTGGAGCTGGCACCTGGGGGGCAACGCCatcccggtgccccccagcctCAAATTCCGGGGCTATAGCTTGGAGGATCTCTAA